One window from the genome of Streptomyces sp. WZ-12 encodes:
- a CDS encoding flavin-containing monooxygenase, producing MSERLPAEGPPVAVIGAGPSGLATAAMLARLRVPVVVLERGDHAGTSWADRYDHLRLHTTRGSSGLPGLKLPKQGGTWTGRDEYVRYLERYRALHRLDVRTGTAVHRIERSSFPGTRWRVHTSSGPLPVRAVVVATGRSHTPHLPNWPGRDGFTGTFLHSAEYRNPAPYRGRSVLVVGAGNSGTEIAALLAQHATEWVWIAVRTPPNILPRSSSRWHLLGRVTEHLPLAWRDRSALLTQRYALPNMASFGIPRPRTGPFVRNAREGVNPVLDHGFVAAVRSGLVEPVAAVAAFDGPRALLADGTHLTPDVVIAATGYRPHLDALLPGLDVLNDAGYPTVHGRLTHPTAPHLYFAGFTNPLSGALHQVGVEARAIARTIARGPGTTPSVPRPRDGHHGR from the coding sequence ATGTCTGAGCGACTGCCCGCCGAAGGTCCCCCCGTTGCGGTCATCGGCGCCGGCCCCAGCGGCCTGGCCACCGCTGCCATGCTCGCCCGCCTCCGCGTACCGGTAGTCGTCCTGGAACGCGGCGACCACGCCGGCACGAGTTGGGCCGATCGCTACGACCATCTACGGCTGCACACCACACGGGGCTCGTCGGGACTTCCCGGACTCAAGTTGCCCAAACAAGGCGGCACTTGGACGGGCCGGGACGAGTATGTGCGGTACCTGGAGCGGTACCGCGCCCTGCACCGCCTTGACGTGCGAACCGGGACCGCCGTCCACCGCATCGAGCGCTCTTCGTTCCCCGGCACACGGTGGCGCGTCCACACCTCCTCCGGCCCCCTCCCGGTCCGGGCCGTGGTCGTGGCGACCGGACGCAGTCACACGCCCCACCTCCCCAACTGGCCCGGCCGCGACGGGTTCACCGGCACGTTCCTGCACTCCGCCGAGTACCGCAACCCCGCCCCCTACCGCGGGCGATCCGTCCTGGTGGTGGGCGCCGGCAACAGCGGTACGGAGATCGCGGCCCTGCTCGCCCAGCACGCAACCGAATGGGTATGGATCGCGGTACGCACTCCACCCAACATCCTCCCCCGCAGCTCCAGCCGTTGGCATCTGCTCGGGCGGGTGACGGAGCACCTCCCCCTCGCCTGGCGCGACCGCTCCGCCCTCCTGACGCAGCGCTACGCGCTGCCGAACATGGCCTCGTTCGGCATCCCCCGGCCCCGCACCGGACCCTTCGTCCGCAATGCGCGCGAGGGCGTGAATCCCGTGCTGGACCACGGTTTCGTGGCGGCGGTACGGTCGGGACTGGTGGAGCCGGTCGCCGCGGTCGCCGCCTTCGACGGCCCCCGCGCGCTGCTCGCCGACGGCACCCACCTCACCCCCGACGTGGTCATCGCCGCCACCGGCTACCGTCCCCATCTCGACGCCCTCCTCCCCGGCCTCGACGTCCTCAACGACGCCGGCTACCCCACCGTCCACGGCCGCCTGACCCACCCCACCGCGCCCCACCTGTACTTCGCCGGCTTCACCAACCCCCTGAGCGGCGCGTTGCACCAGGTGGGCGTCGAGGCCCGGGCCATCGCCCGCACCATCGCCCGAGGGCCAGGCACCACGCCCTCCGTGCCCCGCCCCCGGGACGGCCATCACGGCCGCTGA